GTAGAAGTTACATTAAATAATGTTTTGTTTGCAGTAGTGGAAGGTGGATATGGCGATGCACAGTCTTTTAAAGAAATTCCAAACTCTTTTGAGTATAAAAACACAGGTTATTTCGGAAGAATAGGAATAGAATATAATGTTTTACATCGTCTTTTGGATAGAGAAGCACTTGTTTTGGGTGCAAAGTATGGTTTTGCTAATTTTTCGCATCAACTAAATTACGATATTGATGACCGTTATTGGGATTTGGAAGTTGTTGATAATGACCGTATTCGTTATTCTAGACAAATAAAAGAAGACAATATGAGTTTTAGCTGGGCAGAAATAAATGCAGGTTTGAAAGTTAATTTAGCAAGAAAAGGATTCTTATCGCATATTTATATGAGCTATCTTTTCAGAATCAGAATGCGAATAGATCAACCAAGTGATGTCTTTGCCAAACCAACCACTATTGCAGGTTTTGGACAAAATGATAAACCTGTAAATCTTGGTTTTAGCTACTTTTTGAGTTATGAGTTTTAAAAGGTTTATTCTTCTGTTGTAATCTTTTTTCTTCCTCCCAAAATTTTAGTTTTTAGTTTCTCCAATTTCTCAAAAAAAGAAGTAGGTAAGGTATTTCGCAAAGTTTCTACAAAAAACGTCCAAACGATAAGTTTCCAAAATGAGAGAGCTGTTTTCAGCCTTTTGTCGTGCCTTTGTACGATTTCTTTAGATTCGAAACGAACTTTGATTTTATTTTTACTACTTAGTCCGTCTGTTTTAAAATTTGCTATTGGTTTTGGAAAATAATAAAATGAAATTCCTTTTTGATAAAGCTCATATACCTGCTCAAAATCAGAAGTGATATAATCCCCAGAAAAAACCTGTTTTTTGGCTAAATTTGTTTTTAAAAACATACTTTGATGACAAAACTTCATTCCTGTCCACGTTTTTTTTAATGGTTCTGCTTTTACGGTTTCTGAAAAGGTTTTATTAATAACGTTATAATCTCCATAAATTAAATCAGGAAAATTCGTTTTAGAATCAATTTTTTGATACAATTCTGTGAAAATTTCTTCAATAATTGTATTACTTACAAAGGTATCTCCAGCATTCATAAAGAGAATATAATCTCCTTTTGCCAAATTTATGGCTTTATTCATGGCATCATAAATTCCATTGTCTTTTTCGCTTATATATTTCGAAATATTATTTTCATAGTTGCCTATAATCTCTAACGTATTGTCTCTTGAGTTTCCATCAATGATTATATATTCAATATTTGGATAGGTTTGATTTGCTACATTTTGGATTGTTTTTTCTAGCTCTTCGGCTGCATTGTAACAAACTGTAGCTATGGTAAGGGTGGAGAAATTTATTTTTTTCATAAATGGATATTTCAACCGTCGTTGAAGATCAAATGAAGCCGTCAACAAGGTTTAGGAAAGTATTTTTTTATATAAATCTACATATTTTGCTCTCATTTTTTCTATACTCCAATTCTCTCTCACAAATAAAGATGCAGTTTTCCCTTTTTCTCTAATCTCTTCTAAAGACATATTCAAAACTACACTGATTTTTCCTAAAAGGTCTTTTGGGTTTCCATTTTCAAATAAAACTCCTCTATTATCTGCAAGTTGTTCTTTTATTCCTCCTGCCGTCGAACCGATGATAAAAATTCCTGTTGCCATTGCTTCCAAAACTAACAAAGAAAAATTTTCGGCTCGTGAAGGAAAAATTAAAATATCAACAGAGTTGTAAAGCTCATTCATTTTGTGCCTGTCGTAAATCGGTTTTAAATGAATCATTTTGATTTTAGAATCGATAGAAAAAGAATTTAAAACAGTTTTTGAAAGTTCTTTTCCTACTACAAATAACTCAAAGTTAGTTGTTTTGTCTTGATTTAATTGAGGAATGATATTTTCAAAAACTGCTGCTCCTTTATAAGGATTATCAGAATTAAAAAATAAAATCCGTTTTGTATTCCAATTTCTCTGATTTAGATTTTTAAAAATAGTCGTATCAATTCCATTTTGAATAGTTTGAATAGAAATATTATCTGATTTTTGAGGAAAAACGTAGGCATTTTCTAAGCACTCTTTGAGCCAATTCGAAACAGGAATAAGTACAAAATTATGTTTTTCTGCTCCTTCAAGTTCATTAATGATAGAATAGACCTGTTTTTTTTGTTCTAAATAGCTTTGTCTTCTATCGATAATTGGATTCAGAAGTGGGTGAAATGCTTTATAAGGCGTTTTTCCAATTCCTTTTTTAAAATTTTCATTATCAAAAGTATAGGCTTCTCCTCCAGTCATTGCCCACATATCGTGAAGTGTCCAAATAATTGGTTTCTGCTTAGCTATTTTGATTAAATCCTCTAAATCAAAAAAATCATAATGGATATTATGCAAATGAATAATATCAGCTTGTTTGTAAAACTCATTTTTTTGAAGATTTTCAAAAGTAGAATGAATATTTTTTAATACACTCAAATCTGAAAAAAAAGTATGCTTAATAATCTTATGAACTCCTTTATCAAATTTTTCTAAAGTATGAGAAAGCAGAGGACGAGGCAAAATTTCTACTTTATTTGAATCTGTTTTTTTTCGTTTGACAAGTAGTTTTGCTTCAATTTCTGTGTATAATCCCTCAAAATTATGATGCACAAAATCAAAAACAAATTGTTCTGCTCCTCCTCCTTTATCATACGTATTGATGTGTAAAATTTTCATTATTTCCTCAATTTATTATGCTCTGTATGCCCAGATTCCAAGTTGAATATCCATTCCCCCAGCCAAATCACGATGTATAAATGGTTTTTTACTCCAAACCCCTTCCGAACGAATATAATATCTAAAACCTGCATTTTCTAAAATAGAAAGTAATTGTCCCAATCTCTGAGCAGAGTTTTGGAAAGAATGAAACTCTACAAAAAGATTTCCTACCCAATGCAAAGAATCTACACAATCTTCCAAAACAGTAATTTCTGCTCCCTCAATATCAATTTTTAATAAATCGATACGCTGATTGAGGTATTTTTGAAGGCGAACAGCTTGTACTTCAATTAGATTTTTATTTGATGTTTTATTGTTTTCTAATTTATCATTTTTTTCTATTTTTTCCTTTTCTACTCTTCCACCATCTGCACCTTCACTTTCAAAATATAAAGTTGTTTCTTCGTTCCAAACAGCATACGGATAAAGTTTTAGGTTTTCTTCAAAATAAGCTGTATTCGTTTTACAAATTTCAAAAAGTTTTGGGTCAGGCTCAAAAGCTATAATTTTCGCATTTGGGTAAAGCTGATTAAAATAGACTAAACTAAGACCAATATTTGCCCCACAATCTATAATATAAGGCTCTACTTTTTGGGTTTCGAATTTATAACCTTGATGTCCAAAAATATCCAAATACATGGCTACAAAAGAAGCCGAATCTGTAATTTTAAATCTGCGACCATTTAAGAGTATAGTTTTGTCTTGAAAGCGTTTTGTCCAAACTAAACCTAGAAAAGAATAAGCTTTGAGTTTGAGAAGCTGAAAAAATTGTTTGAATTTGTACATTATTTTATTCCTCTAAAAAGTCTGAATCTATTAATAATTTTTTGCGAAAAAGAGAGTTTAAATTGCTTATAATAAACTTTCATTTGTTCTACTACTTTTTTGTTTTCAGTTATTGAAATAGGGTTTACCTCTATGTAATCGGCTAATTGATTGTGCCAAAAATAATTCGTTGTTGGACTTGTATTTCCTGTGCTATCTGTTCCTATATTTTGTACCAATGAGTATTTTGGATGCAAACAAAGACCATTTTGTAAAAAAACAGACGCATACCATTTTACAGCCCATGTTTTTATTTTTTTTGTAATATTGAATTCTAATTGTTTCGAAAATTGATAGGTATTATCCAAATCAAATTCTTTCAACAGATTTTTAGATTGTAATTCAGAAAGTAAAAATTCTGTATCTGTGTTTATTTTTGCCCAAGCTCTTTGCCATGTTGCCCAACCCCAACACGAAGTCGAACGATAGAAAAAAGTTTGTTCATCGTTTGGAATAGCATTTTCTAAGTTTGCAGGAAACATATAACCCGAAATGTGCATTACTTTTTCTTCGTACTGATAAACTTCCAAACCCTCATTCATAAACCTTAAAAATCCTTTTGAGGTTACAATATCATCTTCCAATACGATTACTTTACCATATTTTTCGATAACTTGACTTACTCCACTCAAAATAGAATCTGCCAAGCCT
This is a stretch of genomic DNA from Bernardetia sp. MNP-M8. It encodes these proteins:
- a CDS encoding DUF6048 family protein; amino-acid sequence: MKKRPFKIILQTIFTLLLFISFFGINTVFAQLTTTNDTTQVIVKKKKEPKPPVVYTPISVRVGVDMWSMLNNARNPNILRFNGNVEVTLNNVLFAVVEGGYGDAQSFKEIPNSFEYKNTGYFGRIGIEYNVLHRLLDREALVLGAKYGFANFSHQLNYDIDDRYWDLEVVDNDRIRYSRQIKEDNMSFSWAEINAGLKVNLARKGFLSHIYMSYLFRIRMRIDQPSDVFAKPTTIAGFGQNDKPVNLGFSYFLSYEF
- a CDS encoding glycosyltransferase family 2 protein: MKKINFSTLTIATVCYNAAEELEKTIQNVANQTYPNIEYIIIDGNSRDNTLEIIGNYENNISKYISEKDNGIYDAMNKAINLAKGDYILFMNAGDTFVSNTIIEEIFTELYQKIDSKTNFPDLIYGDYNVINKTFSETVKAEPLKKTWTGMKFCHQSMFLKTNLAKKQVFSGDYITSDFEQVYELYQKGISFYYFPKPIANFKTDGLSSKNKIKVRFESKEIVQRHDKRLKTALSFWKLIVWTFFVETLRNTLPTSFFEKLEKLKTKILGGRKKITTEE
- a CDS encoding glycosyltransferase, which gives rise to MKILHINTYDKGGGAEQFVFDFVHHNFEGLYTEIEAKLLVKRKKTDSNKVEILPRPLLSHTLEKFDKGVHKIIKHTFFSDLSVLKNIHSTFENLQKNEFYKQADIIHLHNIHYDFFDLEDLIKIAKQKPIIWTLHDMWAMTGGEAYTFDNENFKKGIGKTPYKAFHPLLNPIIDRRQSYLEQKKQVYSIINELEGAEKHNFVLIPVSNWLKECLENAYVFPQKSDNISIQTIQNGIDTTIFKNLNQRNWNTKRILFFNSDNPYKGAAVFENIIPQLNQDKTTNFELFVVGKELSKTVLNSFSIDSKIKMIHLKPIYDRHKMNELYNSVDILIFPSRAENFSLLVLEAMATGIFIIGSTAGGIKEQLADNRGVLFENGNPKDLLGKISVVLNMSLEEIREKGKTASLFVRENWSIEKMRAKYVDLYKKILS
- a CDS encoding FkbM family methyltransferase, translating into MYKFKQFFQLLKLKAYSFLGLVWTKRFQDKTILLNGRRFKITDSASFVAMYLDIFGHQGYKFETQKVEPYIIDCGANIGLSLVYFNQLYPNAKIIAFEPDPKLFEICKTNTAYFEENLKLYPYAVWNEETTLYFESEGADGGRVEKEKIEKNDKLENNKTSNKNLIEVQAVRLQKYLNQRIDLLKIDIEGAEITVLEDCVDSLHWVGNLFVEFHSFQNSAQRLGQLLSILENAGFRYYIRSEGVWSKKPFIHRDLAGGMDIQLGIWAYRA
- a CDS encoding glycosyltransferase family A protein, encoding MLSPIILFVYNRPDHTQKTLDALAKNDFAKDSILYVFCDGAKSNSSQNQLEKINETREVVKKQKEERNFKEVIITEQTQNLGLADSILSGVSQVIEKYGKVIVLEDDIVTSKGFLRFMNEGLEVYQYEEKVMHISGYMFPANLENAIPNDEQTFFYRSTSCWGWATWQRAWAKINTDTEFLLSELQSKNLLKEFDLDNTYQFSKQLEFNITKKIKTWAVKWYASVFLQNGLCLHPKYSLVQNIGTDSTGNTSPTTNYFWHNQLADYIEVNPISITENKKVVEQMKVYYKQFKLSFSQKIINRFRLFRGIK